The following are encoded in a window of Peromyscus eremicus chromosome 12, PerEre_H2_v1, whole genome shotgun sequence genomic DNA:
- the LOC131922751 gene encoding olfactory receptor 5K17, with amino-acid sequence MMKENHSLTTEFILLGFSDHPDLKILLFLVFSSIYLVTMVGNLGLVVLIYMERRLHTPMYIFLGNLALMDSCCSCTITPKMLENFFSVDRRISLCECMAQFYFLCFAETADCFLLAAMAYDRYVAICNPLQYHTMMSKKLSIQMSIATFIASNLHSMIQTGCLLRLNFCKSNHIYHFFCDILPLYRLSCTDPFINELMIYIFSMPIQVFTITTILVSYFCILFTILKMKSKDGRGKAFSTCASHFFSVSIFYICLLMYIGPSEDGNKDIPVAVFYTIIIPLLNPFIYSLRNKEVINAVKKVMKIYNILKKSSASTAH; translated from the coding sequence ATGATGAAGGAAAATCACTCTTTGACAACAGAATTCATCCTGCTTGGATTCTCAGATCATCCAGACCTGAAGATCCTCCTGTTCCTGGTGTTCTCTTCCATCTACCTGGTCACCATGGTGGGAAATCTTGGGCTGGTTGTCTTGATCTATATGGAACGCCGTCttcacacacccatgtacatcTTCCTGGGCAACCTGGCTCTCATGGATTCCTGCTGCTCCTGCACCATCACTCCCAAGATGCTAGAGAACTTCTTTTCTGTGGACAGAAGGATTTCTCTCTGTGAATGCATGGCACaattctattttctctgttttgctGAAACCGCAGACTGCTTTCTTCTGGCAGcaatggcctatgaccgctatgtggccatatGTAACCCACTGCAGTACCACACCATGATGTCCAAGAAGCTCTCCATTCAGATGAGTATAGCCACCTTCATAGCCAGCAACTTGCATTCTATGATTCAGACAGGCTGTCTGTTAAGATTAAATTTCTGTAAATCAAatcatatttatcatttcttctgTGACATTCTTCCACTCTATAGGCTCTCCTGTACAGACCCTTTTATCAATGAActaatgatatatattttttcaatgcCAATTCAAGTCTTTACCATTACCACTATCTTGGTCTCTTATTTCTGCATTCTATTCactattttaaagatgaaatcGAAGGATGGAAGAGGAAAAGCATTTTCTACTTGTGCATCCCACTTTTTTTCTGTGTCAATATTCTACATCTGCCTTCTCATGTATATTGGGCCATCTGAAGATGGTAATAAAGATATACCAGTGGCtgtattttatacaataataattCCTTTGTTAAACCCTTTCATTTACAGCCTGAGAAATAAGGAGGTAATAAATGCTGTTAAGAAAGTTATgaaaatttataatattttaaaaaaatcttcagcaTCTACAGCACATTAA
- the LOC131922534 gene encoding olfactory receptor 5H2-like, producing MKNLTLLTDFVLTGLTGSPRLQVPLFMLFLVIYLITIIGNLGLITLIWNDPHLHIPMYFFLGHLAFVDACLSSTVTPKMLLNFLQLSKMISFSECMIQFFSFAVFVTVECFLLAAMAYDRYVAICKPLLYPTIMTSRLCICLIVLSFVGGILHASIHEGFLFLLTFCNSNIVHHFYCDIIPLLKISCTDSTLNFQLVFVLAGLIQAFTIVIVLVSYTLVLFTILQRKSVRGIRKAFSTCGAHLLSVSLYYGPLLFMYVLPPSQEANDQDIIDSVLYTVIIPVLNPIIYSLRNKQVIDSLKNLLKKKA from the coding sequence atgaaaaatttaacttTGCTGACAGATTTTGTTCTTACAGGACTCACGGGCTCTCCAAGACTACAGGTGCCCCTTTTCATGTTATTCCTCGTGATCTATCTCATCACTATTATAGGGAACCTTGGTCTAATCACTCTTATCTGGAATGACCCTCACTTACACatccccatgtacttcttccttggTCATCTGGCCTTCGTGGATGCTTGTCTATCATCCACAGTGACACCAAAGATGTTACTCaattttttacagctgagtaagatGATTTCCTTCTCTGAATGCATGAtccaatttttttcctttgcagtctTTGTTACTGTAGAATGTTTCCTGTTGGCAGCGATGGCTTATGATCGCTATGTAGCCATATGCAAACCTTTACTTTATCCAACGATTATGACTAGTAGACTATGCATATGTTTAATAGTCTTATCTTTTGTAGGAGGAATTCTTCATGCTTCAATACATGAGGGATTTTTGTTTCTATTAACCTTCTGCAATTCCAACATAGTACATCACTTTTACTGTGACATTATTCCACTGTTAAAGATTTCCTGTACTGATTCTACTCTTAATTTTCAGCTGGTATTTGTTTTAGCTGGTTTAATTCAAGCCTTCACCATTGTGATTGTTCTTGTGTCGTATACACTAGTGCTGTTTACAATTTTGCAAAGGAAGTCTGTCCGAGGCATAAGGAAGGCTTTCTCAACCTGCGGCGCCCATCTCTTATCTGTGTCTTTATACTATGGGCCTCTTCTCTTCATGTATGTCCTTCCTCCATCTCAAGAAGCAAATGATCAAGATATCATAGACTCTGTGCTTTACACAGTCATAATTCCTGTGTTAAACCCAATTATTTATAGCTTGAGAAACAAACAAGTCATTGATTCCTTGAAAAACTTGTTAAAGAAAAAGGCTTAG
- the LOC131922708 gene encoding olfactory receptor Olfr180: MEKINHSLTTVFILVGFSDHPDLKTLLFLVFFAIYLVTMVGNLGLVALIYMERRLHTPMYIFLGNLALMDSCCSCAITPKMLENFFSVDRRISLYECMAQFYFLCFAETADCFLLAAMAYDRYVAICNPLQYHTMMSKKLSIQMSIATFIASNLHSMIHVGCLLRLTFCKSNHIDHFFCDILPLYRLSCTDPFINELMIYIFSMPIQVFTIGTVLVSYFCILFTIFKMKSKDGRGKAFSTCASHFFSVSIFYICLLMYIRPFEEGNKDIPVAVFYTIIIPLLNPFIYSLRNKEVINAVKKVMKKQIFC; encoded by the exons ATGGAGAAGATAAATCACTCTTTGACAACAGTATTCATCCTGGTGGGATTCTCGGATCACCCAGACCTGAAGACCCTTCTATTCCTGGTGTTCTTTGCCATCTATCTGGTGACCATGGTGGGGAATCTCGGACTGGTGGCCTTGATCTACATGGAACGCCGTCttcacacacccatgtacatcTTCCTGGGCAACCTGGCTCTCATGGATTCCTGCTGCTCCTGTGCCATCACTCCCAAGATGCtagagaatttcttttctgtggACAGAAGGATTTCTCTCTATGAATGCATGGCACAgttctattttctctgttttgctGAAACCGCAGACTGCTTTCTTCTAGCAGcaatggcctatgaccgctatgtggccatatGTAACCCACTGCAGTACCACACCATGATGTCCAAGAAGCTCTCCATTCAGATGAGTATAGCTACCTTCATAGCCAGCAACCTGCATTCTATGATTCATGTAGGGTGTCTCTTAAGGTTAACTTTCTGTAAATCAAATCATATCGATCACTTCTTCTGCGATATTCTTCCACTCTATAGGCTCTCCTGTACAGATCCTTTTATCAATGAActaatgatatatattttttcaatgcCAATTCAAGTATTTACCATTGGTACTGTCTTGGTCTCTTATTTCTGCATTCTTTTCACTATTTTCAAGATGAAATCGAAGGATGGGAGAGGAAAAGCATTTTCTACTTGTGCATCccactttttttctgtgtctataTTCTACATCTGTCTTCTCATGTATATTCGACCATTTGAAGAAGGGAATAAAGATATTCCAGTGGCtgtattttatacaataataattCCTTTGTTAAACCCTTTTATTTACAGCCTGAGAAATAAGGAGGTAATAAATGCTGTTAAGAAAGTTAT gaaaaaacaaatattttgctaA
- the LOC131922554 gene encoding LOW QUALITY PROTEIN: olfactory receptor 5H19-like (The sequence of the model RefSeq protein was modified relative to this genomic sequence to represent the inferred CDS: deleted 1 base in 1 codon) has product MGTENATLLTQFVLTGLTHLTQWNVPLFLLFLVIYLITIMGNLGLITLIWNDPGLHIPMYLFLGSLAFVDTWLSSTVTPKMLLTFIAKSKVISLSECMIQFFSFVTSATMECFLLAAMAYDRYIAICKPLFYPVIMTNKLCICLLILSFVGGFIHALIHEGFLFRLTFCSSNIIHHFYCDVMPLLKISCTDPSLNYLMLFIFSGSIQVFTITTILISYTLVLFSILSQKSIKGIKKAFSTCGAHLLSVSLYYGSLLFMYVRPASPQVDDNDMMDSVFYTVIIPVLNTIIYSLRNKQVKNSLEKFLKRNA; this is encoded by the exons ATGGGAACAGAGAATGCAACACTGCTGACACAATTTGTTCTCACAGGTCTCACTCATCTGACACAGTGGAATGTCCCCCTGTTCCTTCTCTTCTTAGTGATCTACCTCATTACCATTATGGGGAACCTTGGTCTGATCACCCTCATCTGGAATGACCCTGGCCTTCACATCCCCATGTACCTATTTCTAGGGAGTTTAGCATTTGTGGATACTTGGTTATCTTCCACAGTCACACCAAAGATGCTTCTCACCTTCATAGCTAAGAGCAAAgtgatctctctctctgaatGCATGATAcagtttttttcatttgtaacatCTGCAACCATGGAATGTTTTCTCTTGGCAGCAATGGCCTATGATCGCTACATTGCCATATGCAAACCTTTATTCTATCCAGTAATTATGACAAATAAACTCTGTATATGTCTGTTAATATTGTCCTTTGTAGGTGGATTTATTCATGCTTTAATTCATGAAGGTTTTTTATTCAGACTAACATTCTGTAGTTCTAACATAATACATCACTTTTACTGTGATGTTATGCCACTGTTAAAGATTTCCTGTACTGACCCTTCTCTCAATTACctaatgctt tttattttttctggctCAATTCAGGTATTCACTATTACAACTATTCTCATCTCTTATACACTTGTTCTGTTTTCTATCTTAAGTCAGAAATCTATAAAAGGCATAAAGAAAGCATTCTCCACCTGTGGAGCCCACCTCTTGTCTGTGTCTTTATACTATGGCTCTCTTCTCTTCATGTATGTGCGTCCTGCATCTCCACAAGTAGATGACAATGATATGATGGACTCTGTATTTTACACTGTCATAATTCCTGTACTGAATACAATTATCTACAGTTTGAGAAATAAGCAAGTAAAAAATTCATTggaaaaattcttaaaaagaaatgcaTAG